The following proteins are co-located in the Mesorhizobium sp. M1E.F.Ca.ET.045.02.1.1 genome:
- the hisA gene encoding 1-(5-phosphoribosyl)-5-[(5-phosphoribosylamino)methylideneamino]imidazole-4-carboxamide isomerase: MILFPAIDLKDGKCVRLKHGDMATATIYNDDPAAQARAFEEQGFEWLHVVDLNGAFKGQSVNSAAVGAILKATKNPVQLGGGIRTLAQIEDWLDRGLARVILGTVAVREPELVKEACKAFPGRIAVGIDAKGGKVAVEGWAEASELGVIELAKKFEGAGVAAIIYTDIDRDGVLSGINWDSTISLAEAVSIPVIASGGLASIADIVRMTMPDAKRLEGAISGRALYDGRVDPAEALAILRGEGTEAE, encoded by the coding sequence GTGATCCTGTTTCCGGCAATAGACCTCAAGGACGGCAAATGCGTGCGCCTGAAGCACGGCGACATGGCGACCGCCACGATCTACAACGACGATCCGGCAGCCCAGGCGAGGGCCTTCGAGGAACAGGGTTTCGAGTGGCTGCACGTCGTCGACCTCAACGGCGCCTTCAAAGGCCAGAGCGTCAACTCCGCGGCGGTCGGCGCCATCCTCAAGGCGACGAAGAACCCGGTGCAGCTTGGCGGCGGCATCCGCACGCTGGCGCAGATCGAGGACTGGCTGGACCGCGGCCTGGCGCGCGTCATCCTGGGCACGGTGGCCGTACGCGAGCCCGAGCTAGTGAAGGAGGCCTGCAAGGCCTTTCCCGGCAGAATAGCGGTGGGCATCGACGCCAAGGGCGGCAAGGTCGCCGTCGAGGGCTGGGCGGAAGCCTCTGAGCTTGGCGTCATCGAACTGGCGAAGAAATTCGAGGGCGCGGGTGTGGCCGCCATCATCTACACCGACATCGACCGCGACGGCGTGCTCTCCGGCATCAACTGGGATTCGACGATCAGCCTCGCCGAGGCGGTGTCGATCCCGGTGATCGCCTCCGGCGGACTGGCCTCGATCGCCGACATCGTGCGCATGACCATGCCCGATGCCAAGAGGCTCGAAGGCGCGATCTCCGGCCGCGCGCTCTATGACGGGCGCGTCGACCCGGCGGAGGCACTGGCGATCCTGCGCGGCGAGGGGACGGAGGCAGAATAG
- a CDS encoding DUF1330 domain-containing protein gives MSKKGYWIAMIDVRDPGAYKNYIEANAKAFAKYGAKFPVRAGRYTNPEGPTGNRHVVVEFDSYETALACYHSPEYQEALKFRLAASTGHFVIVEGA, from the coding sequence ATGAGCAAGAAGGGCTATTGGATCGCCATGATCGACGTCCGCGACCCGGGCGCCTACAAGAACTACATCGAGGCCAACGCAAAGGCCTTCGCCAAATATGGCGCCAAGTTTCCGGTCCGGGCCGGACGCTACACAAATCCGGAGGGGCCAACGGGGAACCGCCATGTGGTGGTGGAGTTCGACTCCTATGAGACGGCGCTCGCCTGCTATCACTCGCCGGAGTACCAGGAAGCCTTGAAATTCCGGCTGGCGGCGTCGACCGGCCATTTCGTCATCGTCGAGGGCGCCTGA
- a CDS encoding arginase family protein: MNISIILASYDSGHYHGGCGQGPDALISGGLAEALKLAGHDVEVQEIGQLVEDEQEREIATGFAVCNAVSGEVRIALDKGRFPIVLAGNCLTSAGAVAGEGADAIIWADQHGDLNTPDTSTSGFLDGMALATVLGLCWRRMAAQIPGFKPIDPVRCVLVNARDLDPAESELLETLPISRTECPDWSGAAQKLKATGAERVHMHIDLDVHDPEELQANRYTTPGGPAPDEVRTAMCGLAGPLSIAGLTISAYDPAFDAKGEVPPLVGELVVDLLSTMEGR; this comes from the coding sequence GTGAACATCTCCATCATCCTGGCGTCCTATGACAGCGGCCACTATCACGGCGGCTGCGGCCAGGGTCCCGACGCCTTGATCTCCGGCGGGCTGGCCGAGGCGCTGAAGCTCGCCGGCCACGACGTCGAAGTTCAAGAGATCGGCCAGTTGGTCGAGGATGAGCAGGAGCGCGAGATCGCAACGGGGTTTGCCGTCTGCAACGCCGTGTCGGGCGAGGTCCGCATAGCGCTGGACAAGGGCCGGTTTCCGATCGTGCTCGCCGGCAATTGCCTGACCAGTGCGGGTGCGGTGGCCGGTGAAGGCGCGGACGCCATCATCTGGGCCGACCAGCATGGCGACCTCAACACGCCCGATACGTCCACCTCCGGCTTTCTCGACGGCATGGCGCTGGCGACCGTGCTCGGCCTGTGCTGGCGGCGGATGGCGGCGCAGATTCCGGGGTTCAAGCCGATCGATCCGGTCCGCTGCGTGCTGGTCAACGCCCGCGACCTCGACCCGGCGGAGAGTGAATTGCTGGAGACGCTGCCGATCAGCCGCACCGAGTGCCCGGACTGGTCAGGCGCCGCGCAGAAGTTGAAGGCCACCGGAGCCGAGCGGGTCCACATGCATATCGATCTCGACGTTCATGACCCCGAGGAGCTGCAGGCCAATCGCTACACCACGCCAGGCGGTCCGGCGCCCGATGAGGTTCGCACCGCGATGTGCGGCCTCGCCGGCCCTCTGAGCATCGCCGGCCTCACCATCTCCGCTTACGATCCGGCATTCGACGCCAAGGGCGAGGTGCCGCCGCTGGTCGGCGAGCTGGTGGTCGATCTGCTTTCCACCATGGAGGGCCGCTGA
- the hisH gene encoding imidazole glycerol phosphate synthase subunit HisH yields the protein MRVAIIDYGSGNLRSATKAFERAAHEAGIAATIDLTADAERVRSADRIVLPGVGAYADCAAGLHAVAGMWEAVEEVAIAKARPFLGICVGMQLMSERGLEKTITKGLGWIAGDVKEITPRDPALKIPQIGWNTIEVTRKHPLFSGIETGPKGLHAYFVHSYHLEAKNPDEVLAVADYGGPVTAAVARDNLAGTQFHPEKSQALGLALITNFLKWRP from the coding sequence ATGCGGGTAGCGATCATCGACTACGGCTCGGGCAATCTGCGCTCGGCCACCAAGGCCTTCGAGCGCGCCGCGCACGAGGCCGGCATTGCCGCGACCATCGATCTGACGGCCGATGCTGAGCGGGTGCGCAGCGCCGACCGCATCGTGCTGCCGGGCGTCGGCGCCTATGCCGACTGCGCCGCCGGCCTGCATGCCGTTGCCGGGATGTGGGAAGCGGTGGAGGAGGTGGCGATAGCCAAGGCGCGGCCGTTCCTCGGCATCTGCGTCGGCATGCAATTGATGTCGGAACGCGGCCTGGAGAAGACGATCACCAAGGGGCTCGGCTGGATCGCGGGCGACGTCAAGGAAATCACGCCCAGGGATCCGGCGCTGAAGATTCCGCAGATCGGCTGGAACACGATCGAGGTCACGCGCAAGCATCCGCTGTTTTCGGGCATCGAGACCGGCCCGAAAGGGCTGCATGCCTATTTCGTCCATTCCTATCATCTTGAAGCGAAGAACCCTGACGAGGTGCTGGCCGTCGCCGACTATGGCGGGCCGGTGACGGCGGCGGTTGCGCGCGACAACCTCGCCGGCACGCAGTTCCATCCCGAAAAGAGCCAGGCGCTCGGCCTGGCGCTGATCACCAATTTCCTGAAATGGAGGCCCTAG